From one Variovorax sp. PBL-H6 genomic stretch:
- a CDS encoding tautomerase family protein yields the protein MPHIVIHLSGQPDAQLTRRVVDTVAELTQSVLDKKLPVIATTVQYIADDAWFIGGRSLAELGKSAFHLDISITDETNTKAEKARYLREVYAAMAALRKNLHEVSYVHLIDARAAAYGYGGLTQEYRHQQAGV from the coding sequence ATGCCCCACATCGTGATCCACCTCTCCGGCCAGCCTGATGCCCAGCTCACCCGCCGCGTGGTCGACACCGTCGCCGAGCTGACCCAGAGCGTCCTGGACAAGAAGCTGCCGGTGATCGCCACCACCGTGCAGTACATCGCGGACGACGCCTGGTTCATCGGTGGCCGGTCGCTCGCCGAGCTCGGCAAGTCCGCCTTCCATCTGGACATCAGCATCACCGACGAGACCAACACCAAGGCGGAAAAGGCACGCTACCTGCGCGAGGTCTACGCTGCGATGGCGGCCCTGCGGAAGAACCTGCACGAGGTGTCGTACGTGCACCTCATCGACGCACGCGCCGCCGCCTACGGCTACGGTGGGCTGACGCAGGAGTACCGCCACCAGCAGGCCGGGGTCTAG
- a CDS encoding ABC transporter permease, with translation MSLFLFKRIVTLIATLVGASVIVFLVLEILPGNAAQMLMGPDASPEAVTALAAKLGLDQPAWTRYWQWIGGLLTGNLGDSYAYSTPVMELILERLSLTVPLALLAMAFTTVLALLVGVTAAARHNKLGDVGLMGLTQVGIAIPNFWFAILLILVFSVQLQWFSAGGFEGWDGGVLAGLKALLLPALSLAVVQAAILARITRSAVLEVMREDFVRTARAKGVSQRAVLWTHVLRNALIPVITVMGMQFSELLAGTIVVENVFYLPGLGRLIFQAISNRDLIVVRNCVMLLAAMVVIVNFVVDVLYAVIDPRIKASDI, from the coding sequence GTGAGCCTCTTCCTGTTCAAGCGTATCGTGACGCTGATCGCCACCCTCGTCGGTGCCTCGGTCATCGTCTTCCTCGTGCTCGAGATCTTGCCCGGCAATGCCGCGCAGATGCTCATGGGCCCCGACGCCTCACCCGAGGCCGTGACCGCCCTCGCCGCCAAGCTGGGGCTCGACCAGCCGGCCTGGACCCGCTATTGGCAGTGGATCGGCGGCCTGCTCACGGGCAACCTCGGCGACAGCTACGCCTACAGCACGCCGGTGATGGAGTTGATCCTCGAGCGCCTCTCCCTGACCGTGCCCCTGGCCCTGCTCGCAATGGCCTTCACCACCGTGCTCGCCCTGCTGGTGGGAGTGACCGCCGCGGCGCGCCACAACAAGCTGGGCGACGTCGGCCTGATGGGGTTGACGCAGGTGGGCATCGCCATTCCCAACTTCTGGTTCGCAATCCTGCTGATCCTGGTCTTCTCGGTGCAACTGCAGTGGTTCTCGGCCGGCGGCTTCGAGGGATGGGACGGGGGCGTACTGGCCGGGCTGAAGGCGCTGCTCCTGCCCGCCCTCTCGCTGGCCGTGGTGCAGGCCGCCATCCTGGCCCGCATCACGCGCTCGGCCGTGCTGGAGGTGATGCGCGAGGACTTCGTGCGCACCGCGCGCGCCAAGGGCGTCTCGCAGCGTGCCGTGCTGTGGACCCATGTGCTGCGCAACGCGCTGATCCCGGTGATCACCGTCATGGGCATGCAGTTTTCCGAGCTGCTGGCCGGCACCATCGTGGTCGAGAACGTGTTTTATCTCCCGGGCCTCGGCCGGCTGATCTTCCAGGCCATCAGCAACCGCGACCTGATCGTGGTGCGAAACTGCGTGATGCTGCTGGCGGCGATGGTGGTCATCGTCAACTTCGTGGTCGATGTGCTCTACGCCGTCATCGACCCGCGCATCAAGGCCTCCGACATATGA
- a CDS encoding ABC transporter permease, with translation MSAVPAQVPSAAAFKMPGFWRRAVHHRSFAIGGVLTLLLVLAAAVSLVWTPWSPYEMDIANKLKPPTAAHWLGTDTFGRDVASLLLVGARASILVGVIAVGIGLVVGTALGLLAAARRGWVEEAIMRFADFSMAFPAILSAIMMTAVFGAGIVNAIIAIGIYNIPTFARITRASANAIWSREYVAAARACGKGAFAITMQHVLPNISAVLIVQSTIRFAIAILAEAALSYLGLGTQPPQPSWGRMLSEAQTMMFQAPLLAVWPGMAIALAVLGLNLLGDGLRDLLDPRLARAR, from the coding sequence ATGAGCGCAGTCCCCGCACAAGTCCCGAGCGCCGCCGCCTTCAAGATGCCCGGCTTCTGGCGCCGCGCGGTGCATCACCGCAGCTTCGCCATCGGCGGCGTTCTCACGCTGCTGCTGGTCCTGGCCGCCGCGGTCTCCCTGGTGTGGACGCCCTGGTCGCCCTACGAGATGGACATTGCCAACAAGCTCAAGCCGCCGACGGCCGCGCACTGGCTGGGCACCGATACCTTCGGGCGCGACGTGGCCTCGCTGCTGCTGGTGGGCGCGCGTGCCTCCATCCTGGTGGGCGTGATCGCGGTCGGCATCGGCCTGGTGGTCGGCACGGCGCTGGGCCTGCTCGCCGCTGCGCGGCGCGGCTGGGTGGAAGAAGCCATCATGCGGTTCGCCGACTTCTCGATGGCCTTCCCCGCCATCCTCTCGGCCATCATGATGACGGCGGTGTTCGGCGCGGGCATCGTCAACGCGATCATCGCGATCGGCATCTACAACATCCCGACCTTCGCGCGCATCACGCGGGCCTCTGCCAACGCCATCTGGTCACGCGAGTACGTCGCCGCCGCGCGCGCCTGCGGCAAGGGCGCGTTCGCGATCACGATGCAGCACGTGCTGCCCAACATCTCGGCGGTGCTGATCGTGCAATCCACCATCCGCTTCGCGATCGCGATCCTGGCCGAAGCCGCCCTCTCCTATCTCGGTCTCGGCACGCAACCGCCGCAGCCCTCGTGGGGCCGCATGCTCAGCGAGGCGCAGACCATGATGTTCCAGGCCCCCCTGCTCGCCGTGTGGCCAGGCATGGCGATCGCGTTGGCCGTACTCGGCCTCAACCTGCTGGGCGACGGCCTGCGCGACCTGCTCGATCCGCGCCTCGCGCGCGCCCGCTGA
- a CDS encoding amidase — translation MLNDLSAHELVGAYREGSLSPVEVTQAVLDHIARWEPRLQATWLLRPEAALEQARASEERWRRGEPLGLLDGVPTTIKENIATRGDPLPAGTAAVELRPAATDAPPAARLKEAGAVIVSKTTMPDYGMLSSGLSSFHALARNPWDLTKTPGGSSAGAGAAAAAGYGPLHIGTDIGGSLRLPAAWCGIFTLKPSLGRIPIDPPYMGRAAGPMTRSVADAALMMQVLAQPDARDSMSLPPQDIDWPSFDVGAEHLRGLRIGLLLDAGCGLAVDAEIRAAVEEAARLFERAGAAVKVMQPFMSQAMLDGMDHLWRMRSLVDIDALPPERRAKVLPYIRAWAESAAGFSGEHVFRAFSQFHATRVAAVAACAKYDYVISPTAPNLPVEAELPSPTNDPLRPLEHIGFTVPFNMSEQPAASINCGYSRSGMPIGLQIAGQRFDDLGVLRVSRAFELIRGPQRPWPQPPVA, via the coding sequence ATGCTGAACGACCTGTCTGCCCACGAACTGGTCGGTGCCTATCGGGAGGGCAGCCTCTCCCCGGTCGAGGTCACGCAGGCCGTGCTCGACCACATCGCGCGCTGGGAGCCCAGGCTGCAGGCCACCTGGCTGCTGCGTCCCGAGGCCGCGCTCGAGCAGGCGCGCGCTTCCGAGGAGCGCTGGCGGCGCGGCGAGCCGCTGGGCTTGCTCGATGGGGTACCGACCACGATCAAGGAAAACATCGCCACTCGCGGAGACCCCCTGCCTGCCGGCACAGCTGCCGTCGAATTGCGGCCCGCCGCCACCGACGCGCCGCCGGCGGCACGGCTGAAGGAAGCGGGTGCGGTGATCGTCTCCAAGACCACCATGCCCGACTACGGCATGCTGTCCTCCGGCCTCTCCAGCTTCCATGCGCTCGCGCGCAATCCCTGGGACCTGACGAAGACGCCGGGCGGGTCGAGCGCAGGCGCCGGGGCCGCCGCCGCGGCCGGCTACGGCCCGCTGCACATCGGCACCGACATCGGCGGCTCGCTCAGGCTGCCGGCCGCCTGGTGCGGCATCTTCACGCTCAAGCCCAGCCTGGGCCGCATTCCGATCGACCCGCCCTATATGGGTCGTGCCGCCGGGCCGATGACGCGCAGCGTCGCCGATGCCGCGCTCATGATGCAGGTGCTCGCCCAACCCGACGCGCGCGACAGCATGAGCCTGCCGCCGCAGGACATCGACTGGCCATCCTTCGACGTGGGCGCAGAGCATCTGCGCGGCCTGCGCATCGGCCTGCTGCTCGACGCGGGCTGCGGTCTTGCTGTCGATGCCGAGATCCGGGCGGCCGTCGAAGAGGCGGCTCGCCTCTTCGAGCGCGCCGGCGCCGCCGTGAAGGTCATGCAACCGTTCATGTCCCAGGCCATGCTCGACGGGATGGACCACCTCTGGCGCATGCGCTCGCTGGTGGACATCGATGCCCTGCCCCCCGAACGGCGTGCCAAGGTGCTGCCGTACATCCGCGCATGGGCCGAGAGCGCCGCGGGCTTCAGCGGCGAGCATGTCTTCCGCGCGTTCAGCCAGTTCCACGCCACGCGCGTGGCGGCGGTAGCCGCCTGCGCGAAGTACGACTACGTGATCTCGCCCACCGCGCCCAACCTGCCGGTCGAGGCCGAGCTGCCCTCGCCCACCAACGACCCGCTGCGGCCGCTGGAGCACATCGGCTTCACCGTACCCTTCAACATGTCGGAGCAGCCGGCCGCCTCGATCAACTGCGGCTACAGCCGCAGCGGCATGCCCATCGGGCTGCAGATCGCGGGGCAGCGCTTCGACGACCTGGGCGTGCTCAGGGTTTCGCGGGCCTTCGAGCTGATCCGCGGCCCGCAACGGCCCTGGCCGCAGCCGCCGGTGGCCTGA
- a CDS encoding ATP-binding cassette domain-containing protein, with product MTALLEVDNLVRHYPLPRERLFGPPPTVKALNGVSFSLQPGRSMGIVGESGSGKSTIARLVMALDTPTAGAVKLLGRDLHTLSADALRAARRDVQMVFQDPYGSLDPRQTVARIVAEPLEALAKTTRAEQRERAGESLAAVGLRSGDLDKYPHEFSGGQRQRIAIARALITRPKLIVADEPVSALDVSVQAQVLNLMQELQQKFGISYLLISHDLAVVNHLCDEVCVLHRGLVVERGAPQHLFAHAEHPYTQALLAAVPRAEPAAALP from the coding sequence ATGACGGCATTGCTGGAGGTCGACAACCTGGTGCGCCACTACCCGTTGCCGCGCGAACGCCTCTTCGGTCCGCCGCCCACGGTCAAGGCGCTCAATGGCGTGAGCTTCAGCCTGCAGCCCGGGCGCAGCATGGGCATCGTCGGTGAATCGGGCTCGGGCAAGTCGACCATCGCGCGCCTCGTGATGGCACTCGACACACCCACGGCCGGCGCGGTGAAGCTGCTCGGCCGCGACCTCCACACCCTGTCCGCGGACGCGCTGCGCGCCGCACGCCGCGACGTGCAGATGGTGTTCCAGGACCCGTACGGCTCGCTCGACCCGCGCCAGACCGTGGCACGCATCGTCGCCGAGCCCCTGGAGGCTCTGGCAAAAACCACCCGGGCCGAGCAGCGCGAGAGGGCCGGCGAATCGCTGGCGGCCGTGGGCCTGCGCAGCGGCGACCTCGACAAGTACCCGCACGAGTTCTCCGGCGGCCAGCGCCAGCGCATCGCGATCGCCCGCGCACTGATCACGCGGCCCAAGCTCATCGTGGCCGACGAGCCGGTGAGCGCACTCGATGTCTCGGTGCAGGCCCAGGTGCTGAACCTGATGCAGGAGCTGCAGCAGAAGTTCGGCATCAGCTACCTGCTGATCAGCCACGACCTCGCAGTGGTGAACCACCTGTGCGATGAGGTGTGCGTGCTGCACCGCGGCCTCGTCGTCGAGCGCGGCGCGCCGCAGCACCTGTTCGCGCATGCCGAGCATCCGTACACGCAGGCACTGCTGGCAGCCGTGCCGCGCGCCGAGCCCGCGGCGGCGCTCCCCTGA
- a CDS encoding 50S ribosomal protein L25/general stress protein Ctc, translating into MKFVAYERAKQGTGASRRLRISGKTPGIVYGGEGQPQLIELDHNALWHALKKEAFHSSILEMEVAGATSKVLLRDVQYHPFRPMVQHVDFQRVDARTRMTVKVPLHFKGEEESTAVKLDHNLVNHVMTELEVSCLPADLPEFIEVDLSGLTKNATLHVSDIKLPKGLKYISHGKGNPVVVSAVSPLVAEEAAPAEGVAAEGAPAAAKTDAKAAPAKKK; encoded by the coding sequence ATGAAATTCGTCGCTTACGAGCGCGCCAAGCAGGGCACGGGTGCGAGCCGCCGTCTCCGCATCTCGGGCAAGACGCCCGGTATCGTCTACGGGGGTGAAGGCCAGCCGCAGTTGATCGAGCTCGATCACAACGCCTTGTGGCACGCCCTCAAGAAGGAAGCCTTCCACTCGTCCATCCTCGAGATGGAAGTCGCTGGCGCCACGAGCAAAGTGCTGCTGCGAGATGTGCAGTACCACCCCTTCCGCCCGATGGTTCAGCACGTGGATTTCCAGCGTGTCGATGCCCGCACGCGCATGACCGTCAAGGTGCCGCTGCACTTCAAGGGTGAGGAAGAGTCCACGGCGGTCAAGCTGGACCACAACCTGGTGAACCACGTGATGACCGAACTCGAAGTCAGCTGCCTGCCGGCTGACCTGCCCGAGTTCATCGAGGTGGACCTGTCCGGCCTCACCAAGAACGCCACGCTGCACGTCAGCGACATCAAGCTGCCCAAGGGCCTGAAGTACATCAGCCACGGCAAGGGCAACCCGGTGGTGGTCTCGGCCGTGTCGCCGCTGGTCGCAGAAGAAGCCGCGCCGGCTGAAGGCGTCGCTGCCGAAGGCGCGCCTGCGGCCGCCAAGACGGACGCCAAGGCAGCGCCCGCCAAGAAGAAGTAA
- a CDS encoding YfhL family 4Fe-4S dicluster ferredoxin: protein MALMITDECINCDVCEPECPNDAIYMGEEIYEIDPHKCTECVGHFDEPQCVQVCPVACIPKNPAHAESQESLWQKFERLAAAKAGVAGKPPEAAQA from the coding sequence ATGGCCCTCATGATCACCGACGAATGCATCAACTGCGACGTCTGCGAGCCGGAGTGCCCCAACGATGCGATCTACATGGGCGAAGAGATCTACGAGATCGATCCGCACAAGTGCACCGAATGCGTGGGCCATTTCGACGAGCCGCAGTGCGTGCAGGTGTGCCCCGTGGCTTGCATTCCCAAGAACCCCGCTCACGCCGAATCGCAGGAGAGCCTGTGGCAGAAATTCGAGCGGCTGGCGGCGGCCAAGGCGGGCGTCGCAGGCAAGCCGCCCGAGGCCGCGCAGGCCTAG
- the pth gene encoding aminoacyl-tRNA hydrolase — protein sequence MIKLFVGLGNPGPEYEATRHNAGFWWIDALAHDRKLTLVPERSYHGLVARMQVGGQPVWLLEPQTFMNLSGKSVAALARFFKIAPHEILVVHDELDVVPGQAKLKRGGSHAGHNGLRDIHAQLGTDDYWRLRLGIGHPGVKSEVVGWVLKKPLKEQREAIEDAITRTLHAFPALIAGEMDKATLLIHTSKPPRPKPPRREPGEGGPSAPA from the coding sequence ATGATCAAGTTGTTCGTCGGCCTCGGCAATCCCGGCCCCGAGTACGAAGCCACGCGGCACAACGCCGGCTTCTGGTGGATCGATGCGCTCGCGCACGACCGCAAGCTCACGCTGGTGCCGGAACGCAGCTATCACGGGCTCGTGGCGCGCATGCAAGTGGGCGGGCAACCAGTGTGGCTGCTGGAACCGCAGACCTTCATGAACCTCTCCGGCAAGTCGGTGGCCGCGCTGGCCCGGTTCTTCAAGATCGCGCCTCACGAGATCCTGGTCGTGCACGACGAGCTCGACGTGGTGCCCGGCCAAGCCAAGCTCAAGCGCGGCGGCAGCCACGCGGGGCACAACGGGCTGCGCGACATCCATGCCCAGTTGGGCACCGACGACTACTGGCGGCTGCGCCTCGGCATCGGCCACCCGGGCGTGAAGTCCGAGGTGGTCGGCTGGGTGCTGAAGAAGCCGCTCAAGGAACAGCGCGAGGCGATCGAGGATGCGATCACCCGCACCCTCCACGCCTTCCCGGCTCTGATCGCCGGCGAGATGGACAAGGCGACGCTGCTCATCCACACGAGCAAGCCGCCGCGTCCCAAGCCGCCGCGCCGGGAGCCAGGTGAAGGCGGACCCTCCGCTCCGGCCTGA
- a CDS encoding ABC transporter substrate-binding protein: MLKRRTLLTTAALATVPLALPQAALAQGRKDTLVIGMTLEPPGLDPTTGAASAIAEITHYNIYETLTKINADGKVTPLLAESWEISPDLKTYTFKLRRGVKFQNGEPFNAQTVKFAFDRAGAEKSTNKDKRTFANLSTQVVDDNTVVLINKEIDPDLPFLLGQATAIIVEPKSVDTNATKPVGTGPYKLDSWAKGSSVVLSKWDGYRNPAEAKLRRVTFRFISDTAAQAAALMAGDVDLFKPIGTRAVAQFKNNPQFQVIQGGSRAKTILAINSKKKPLNDVRVRRAILAAIDRKAVIEGAADGFGTPIGSHYVPGAPGYVDTTAINPYDVEKAKKLLAEAGVKTPLELTMTLPPPPYARQGGEVIAAELAKIGITVKIQNVEWAQWLSNTYGGPHDYDLSIVSHVEPFDLGNYAKPDYYWGYDSKEFTALYAKIKATANEAERNKLLAEAQKLLATDAANGFLYQPQFPSVAKKGVKGLWKESPIFVNDLAALSWS; the protein is encoded by the coding sequence ATGTTGAAACGCCGCACCCTCCTGACCACCGCCGCCCTCGCCACCGTGCCGCTCGCCCTGCCGCAGGCGGCCCTGGCTCAGGGACGCAAGGACACGCTGGTCATCGGCATGACGCTCGAGCCGCCGGGCCTCGACCCGACCACCGGCGCCGCCTCCGCCATCGCGGAAATCACCCACTACAACATCTACGAGACGCTGACCAAGATCAACGCCGATGGCAAGGTCACGCCGCTGCTGGCCGAGAGCTGGGAGATCTCGCCCGACCTCAAGACCTACACCTTCAAGCTGCGCCGCGGCGTCAAGTTTCAGAACGGCGAGCCCTTCAACGCGCAGACGGTCAAGTTCGCGTTCGATCGCGCCGGCGCCGAGAAAAGCACCAACAAGGACAAGCGAACCTTTGCCAACCTGAGCACGCAGGTGGTCGACGACAACACCGTGGTGCTGATCAACAAGGAGATCGACCCCGACCTGCCCTTTCTGCTGGGCCAGGCGACCGCCATCATCGTCGAGCCCAAGAGCGTGGACACCAACGCCACGAAGCCCGTCGGCACCGGCCCGTACAAGCTCGACAGCTGGGCCAAGGGCTCCTCGGTCGTCCTGAGCAAGTGGGACGGCTACCGCAATCCGGCGGAGGCCAAGCTCCGAAGGGTCACTTTCCGATTCATTTCCGATACTGCCGCGCAGGCCGCAGCGCTGATGGCTGGCGATGTCGACCTGTTCAAGCCCATCGGCACGCGCGCAGTGGCGCAGTTCAAGAACAATCCGCAGTTCCAGGTCATCCAGGGCGGATCGCGCGCCAAGACCATCCTGGCCATCAACAGCAAGAAAAAGCCGCTCAACGACGTGCGCGTGCGGCGCGCCATCCTCGCCGCGATCGATCGCAAGGCGGTGATCGAAGGCGCCGCGGACGGCTTCGGCACGCCCATCGGCAGCCACTACGTGCCGGGCGCGCCCGGCTACGTCGATACCACCGCGATCAACCCCTATGACGTCGAGAAGGCCAAGAAACTGCTGGCCGAAGCGGGTGTGAAAACGCCGCTCGAACTCACGATGACGCTGCCGCCACCGCCCTATGCGCGCCAGGGCGGCGAAGTGATCGCGGCCGAGCTCGCCAAGATCGGCATCACAGTAAAGATCCAGAACGTCGAATGGGCCCAGTGGCTCAGCAACACTTACGGGGGGCCACACGACTACGACCTCTCCATCGTGTCGCATGTCGAACCCTTCGATCTGGGCAACTACGCCAAGCCGGACTACTACTGGGGCTACGACTCCAAGGAGTTCACCGCCCTCTACGCCAAGATCAAGGCGACCGCCAACGAGGCCGAGCGCAACAAGCTTCTCGCAGAGGCCCAGAAGCTGCTCGCCACCGACGCAGCGAACGGCTTCCTCTACCAGCCCCAGTTCCCGAGCGTCGCCAAGAAGGGCGTCAAGGGGCTGTGGAAGGAAAGCCCGATCTTCGTCAACGACCTCGCCGCGCTGTCCTGGTCCTGA
- a CDS encoding ABC transporter ATP-binding protein translates to MPLLEVDDLHVQLQTQRGPAEAVRGIGFTLERGETMGIVGESGCGKSVTVQSLMGLLPASAKVRGSIRFDGTELVGLPERAMCEIRGNRMGMIFQEPMTALNPVHTISRQVGEPLRLHRGLSRAEARKEALALLERVGIPDAATRLDAYPHQFSGGQRQRIGIAMALACGPDLLIADEPTTALDVTIQKQILELIQGLVDERGMALILISHDLGVIAQNVSKMLVMYGGSVVESGPTAAVFAERAHPYTQGLFAARPALGAPRGQKLATIRGSVPDLADLPGGCPFAGRCRFTIDDCHATRPPPTPMPHGHEVRCIRLGEVLAEGTPA, encoded by the coding sequence ATGCCCCTGCTCGAAGTCGACGACCTCCATGTCCAACTGCAGACCCAGCGCGGGCCGGCCGAGGCGGTGCGTGGCATCGGCTTCACGCTCGAACGCGGCGAGACGATGGGCATCGTCGGCGAATCCGGCTGCGGCAAGTCGGTCACCGTGCAGTCGCTGATGGGCCTGCTGCCCGCGAGCGCCAAGGTCAGGGGCAGCATCCGCTTCGACGGCACCGAACTCGTCGGCCTGCCCGAGCGCGCAATGTGCGAGATCCGGGGCAACCGCATGGGCATGATCTTCCAGGAGCCGATGACGGCACTGAACCCCGTCCACACCATCTCCCGGCAGGTCGGTGAGCCGCTGCGCCTGCATCGGGGCCTGTCGCGCGCCGAGGCCCGCAAGGAGGCGCTGGCCCTGCTCGAACGCGTCGGCATCCCGGACGCGGCCACGCGCCTCGACGCCTACCCGCACCAGTTTTCGGGCGGCCAGCGGCAGCGCATCGGCATCGCCATGGCGCTGGCCTGCGGGCCCGACCTGCTGATCGCCGACGAGCCCACCACCGCGCTCGACGTCACCATCCAGAAGCAGATCCTCGAGCTGATCCAGGGCCTGGTAGACGAGCGCGGCATGGCGCTGATCCTGATCTCGCACGACCTGGGCGTCATCGCGCAGAACGTCTCGAAGATGCTGGTGATGTACGGCGGCAGCGTGGTCGAGAGCGGGCCCACGGCGGCTGTCTTCGCGGAGCGTGCCCATCCCTACACCCAGGGGCTGTTCGCCGCTCGTCCGGCGCTCGGCGCGCCGCGCGGGCAGAAGCTGGCCACCATTCGCGGCAGCGTTCCCGACCTGGCCGACCTGCCGGGCGGATGCCCCTTCGCCGGCCGCTGCCGATTCACCATCGACGATTGCCACGCGACACGGCCGCCGCCCACGCCGATGCCGCACGGCCATGAAGTGCGCTGCATCCGCCTCGGCGAAGTGCTCGCCGAAGGAACGCCGGCATGA
- a CDS encoding LysR family transcriptional regulator, with product MQTFDLEQLRTFVAVVEAGSLTAAAPQVFLSQSAVSEQMRKLEERAGQSLLTRSKAGVAPTAAGSRLLEHARRLLALAEEALRDLRGETLQGELRLAVTDYYRPGELARLLGRLGERYPQVRLHVSVMKSGAIEAGYAQGQFDLGLSMRIGGQGDPAAPRVPALRRESLAWMGATGLRVARGEPLRLLVLPDTCSLHQFTIKLLKQRRVPFIVAHVASGVAGLQSALAAGLGVACLNESSLCEGVTRLPPPHGLPALPSVGFHFLPPRRGEPEFVARARELLASHLV from the coding sequence GTGCAGACCTTCGACCTGGAGCAACTCAGGACCTTCGTCGCCGTGGTCGAGGCAGGCAGCCTCACAGCCGCCGCGCCGCAGGTATTCCTGTCGCAGTCCGCCGTCAGCGAGCAGATGCGCAAGCTCGAAGAGCGCGCCGGCCAGTCGCTGCTGACGCGCAGCAAGGCCGGGGTGGCGCCCACTGCGGCGGGCTCGCGGCTGCTGGAGCACGCTCGGCGCCTGCTGGCGCTGGCGGAAGAAGCCCTGCGCGACCTTCGCGGTGAAACCCTGCAAGGGGAGCTTCGGCTGGCGGTGACCGACTATTACCGGCCGGGCGAGCTGGCGCGGCTGCTGGGTCGCCTCGGCGAGCGGTACCCGCAAGTGCGGCTGCATGTGAGCGTCATGAAGAGCGGCGCGATCGAGGCCGGCTATGCGCAAGGGCAGTTCGACCTGGGCTTGTCGATGCGCATCGGGGGGCAGGGCGATCCGGCTGCTCCCAGAGTGCCGGCGCTGCGCCGCGAATCCCTGGCCTGGATGGGAGCGACCGGCCTGCGCGTCGCACGCGGCGAGCCGCTGCGCCTGCTGGTGCTGCCGGACACCTGCTCCTTGCACCAGTTCACGATCAAGCTGCTGAAGCAGCGGCGCGTCCCCTTCATCGTGGCGCATGTCGCCTCGGGGGTCGCAGGCCTTCAATCGGCCTTGGCTGCGGGGCTGGGGGTTGCCTGCCTCAACGAGTCCTCGCTGTGCGAAGGCGTCACGCGTCTGCCGCCGCCGCACGGACTGCCTGCGCTGCCGAGCGTGGGGTTCCATTTCCTGCCGCCCCGGCGTGGCGAACCCGAGTTCGTGGCGCGTGCGCGCGAGCTATTGGCCTCGCACCTGGTCTGA